One Scyliorhinus canicula chromosome 12, sScyCan1.1, whole genome shotgun sequence genomic region harbors:
- the si:dkeyp-59c12.1 gene encoding si:dkeyp-59c12.1, translating into MEANVVILGADRVGKSALTVRFLTRRFIGEYGDMEAVYNHSVTVAGRKVTFNIWDSHYAQDQLNQNFAKEKQVQWADGFVLVYSICDRASFNVVQQQIQFIKSMKDYPGSERAPIVIVGNKRDLCHRRMVSSEEGRLLALATDCQFCETSAAETYHGVLLVFHSLVERIKESKILIKKTAGIKNIIRSVFSTFTQI; encoded by the exons ATGGAAGCCAACGTGGTAATCTTAGGAGCAGACAGAGTTGGGAAATCTG CACTGACCGTTCGCTTCTTAACAAGAAGATTCATCGGGGAATATGGAGATATGG AAGCTGTTTACAATCACAGCGTCACTGTTGCCGGGAGGAAGGTCACTTTCAATATTTGGGATTCCCACTATGCACAG GATCAATTAAATCAAAACTTTGCGAAGGAGAAGCAGGTCCAGTGGGCAGACGGCTTTGTGTTAGTTTATAGCATCTGCGACCGAGCCAGTTTCAACGTCGTTCAACAGCAGATCCAGTTCATCAAGTCAATGAAAGATTacccaggcagtgagagagctccCATTGTCATTGTGGGAAACAAGAGGGACCTCTGTCACCGAAGGATGGTCTCCAGTGAGGAGGGTAGGCTCCTTGCTTTGGCAACAGACTGCCAGTTTTGTGAAACCTCTGCTGCAGAAACCTACCACGGTGTCCTTCTGGTCTTCCATAGTCTGGTGGAAAGAATAAAGGAATCCAAAATCCTGATCAAGAAAACAGCTGGGATAAAGAACATAATCCGAAGTGTATTCTCGACATTTACACAAATCTAA